The stretch of DNA TGTTCCTCTTTCCATTTCCCGGAGCGGCGCGTGTAAATTCCGACCGCTACGGCTTTTTCCTTGGGCGGGAGTAGATTGGTTAGATGAGTCTTTTTATGCAAGGGTACTACTCTCTATTATAGAAAGTGACGCAGTAATGAGCAATGAGTAATGAGTTAGACTCCCGGCAATCTGGGCATCGAGTATTTATCACGGGTGGCGTGAGGCCGGTGAGATTGAATATTGAATTGAGGATCAAGGTTCCGTTTGTACAATTCCAGGAATCCGTTCCGTCCGATCAAAGCAAAATGTTTGTGGAATTCCGGATCATCGTGTAGTTTTTTCCAGACCCTATCATCCTGTGTCATGAAAACCCAGCCAACAACTTTCTCCGGATGAGCGTAAGTCACCGCATCATTCCAATAAGGTTTTGCTCCTTCATGAACATATCGTTTGACCGGCATTTTGAGATCGTATAACAGCGGTGCAATGTCTCCCATCGCAGCCAGGATGAGTTTGCCGTCATCGTGCTTCTGTACATAGGAAACCAGGCCCGCCTGCAGCGCCAGGTTCTCAGAATCGCGCATCGACTCATCCAGGAGTTTGCTGGATCCAAGTCTGTAAAACGGACTTGTGAGCAGGACGTGTGAAGTCCAGACCAGAAATAGAAATGTGATCAACCTGGATTTGCCGGGCCAGTACGATAAAAAGTACAGGGCTATTGGAACGAAAGGAAGGCCGTAGCGAATCCGGGTCGGATGGTTGTCCCAGTATTCATAAAGATAAAGAAGGAAAGGGCCAAGTATTGCGAGCGAGGCAAGGAAGCGCGTTTCACGAAATCTTTTGCGAAACAAAAGTATAACAGCTACCAAAGCAAATATCGTCCAATCGTAACTGATCAAATTCCCCAATGTGTAAAGAATCACCAGAAAACCCAGAAAAAAACTTCCCTGCGCAGGTTGGAAATCCGTGTGTTTGAAGCTGTGATCCATGTAAGCGTGTCCCGTGGTGTACCAGTTGATCCAGAAGGTAAGAACCATGGCCGCTACATTGGGAGCGCCCAGGATCAGAGCATCCACGAAAAAATTCTTGAAACCGCGTTTTTCCTTCCAGCTCAAGATCATGAGCAACAGGCCGAGACACGCGAACACAAACCAGTTCTCGTAACGAGTCAGAACGCCCAGCACTGAAAACAACGAAGCAGCAAGCAGAAATTTTCTCCGTTGTCGCATGAAGAACAACACAAACAAATAAACGGAGGCGATCAAGAAAAGCAGCGACAGATTTTCAGTCAGTGGCGTTGTCTGCAGGTAGAGCATATTCGGGTTCGTAATGTAGAGGACGGAAGTACAGAACGCTGCAAATCGATCAAAAATCGTCTCAACCAGTCTGAAAAACACCCACGCCGTCGCGACGAAACAAGCCATGGAAAGGGGAGTGCCGGCCAGGCCATTGAAATACAGATAGTCGTTCTGGACGAAAGGAAGATAAAGAATATGCGGAAGCGGAAGCCAGAAGGCTCCGATTTGCCTGAGTCCGGGGTTCAGGTTATCAAAGATTCTCCGCGGGACGAGGAGATGGCCTTTCGCGTCAAAGTGGGCAATGTGCAGATTGTTGCTGGCAA from bacterium encodes:
- a CDS encoding glycosyltransferase family 39 protein; amino-acid sequence: MVQIHDSKRERRLSEIYDFINSQSFPYLFVILCSAVLLSCIATWLFASNNLHIAHFDAKGHLLVPRRIFDNLNPGLRQIGAFWLPLPHILYLPFVQNDYLYFNGLAGTPLSMACFVATAWVFFRLVETIFDRFAAFCTSVLYITNPNMLYLQTTPLTENLSLLFLIASVYLFVLFFMRQRRKFLLAASLFSVLGVLTRYENWFVFACLGLLLMILSWKEKRGFKNFFVDALILGAPNVAAMVLTFWINWYTTGHAYMDHSFKHTDFQPAQGSFFLGFLVILYTLGNLISYDWTIFALVAVILLFRKRFRETRFLASLAILGPFLLYLYEYWDNHPTRIRYGLPFVPIALYFLSYWPGKSRLITFLFLVWTSHVLLTSPFYRLGSSKLLDESMRDSENLALQAGLVSYVQKHDDGKLILAAMGDIAPLLYDLKMPVKRYVHEGAKPYWNDAVTYAHPEKVVGWVFMTQDDRVWKKLHDDPEFHKHFALIGRNGFLELYKRNLDPQFNIQSHRPHATRDKYSMPRLPGV